The Burkholderia pyrrocinia genome includes a region encoding these proteins:
- a CDS encoding LysR family transcriptional regulator, with the protein MDTRDLEYLLAVERHGSIGKAAEALGLSQPALTKAVQRLEAQVGVTLFERTANGMTPTPAGARFVARAQRIALEFDDAMQEMRAIRGGEQGLVRIGYSPTVPNAVVLGACRQLIRERPAARLRLRCRLARELLDLLAAGELDLVVAPEPQRPDAGLATIALFDDRLTVLADSAHPLQRKRALTLADLADQEWLLPEATIPVRHRIDDAFRARGLPAPRLRVETDFGNTSLLQLLRGTPLLCVGGTDALDPVTGLRALDLRAGELELDRRIGAMHRAGAYVPPLAQRMIALLRESVA; encoded by the coding sequence ATGGACACGCGCGATCTGGAGTACCTGCTGGCCGTGGAGCGGCACGGCAGCATCGGCAAGGCCGCCGAGGCGCTGGGGCTGTCACAGCCCGCGCTGACCAAGGCCGTGCAGCGGCTGGAGGCGCAGGTCGGCGTGACGCTGTTCGAGCGCACCGCGAACGGGATGACGCCGACGCCGGCCGGCGCGCGCTTCGTCGCCCGCGCGCAGCGGATCGCGCTCGAATTCGACGATGCGATGCAGGAGATGCGTGCGATCCGCGGCGGCGAGCAGGGCCTCGTGCGGATCGGCTACTCGCCGACCGTGCCTAACGCGGTCGTGCTCGGCGCATGCCGGCAGTTGATTCGCGAACGGCCGGCTGCACGGCTGCGGCTGCGCTGCCGGCTCGCGCGCGAACTGCTCGACCTGCTCGCGGCCGGCGAGCTCGACCTCGTCGTCGCGCCCGAACCGCAACGGCCGGACGCCGGGCTCGCCACCATCGCGCTGTTCGACGACCGGCTGACCGTGCTCGCCGACTCGGCACACCCGCTGCAACGCAAGCGCGCGCTCACGCTCGCGGATCTCGCCGATCAGGAATGGCTGTTGCCGGAAGCGACGATTCCCGTGCGGCACCGGATCGACGACGCGTTCCGCGCACGCGGGTTGCCGGCGCCGCGCCTGCGCGTCGAGACCGATTTCGGCAACACGTCGCTGCTGCAGTTGCTGCGCGGCACGCCGCTGCTGTGCGTCGGCGGCACCGATGCGCTCGACCCGGTGACCGGGCTGCGTGCGCTCGATCTGCGGGCCGGCGAACTCGAACTGGACCGGCGCATCGGTGCGATGCACCGGGCAGGCGCATACGTGCCTCCGCTCGCGCAGCGGATGATCGCGCTGCTGCGGGAAAGCGTGGCGTAG
- a CDS encoding MFS transporter, with product MYPTDTVQSPSAARPLADRQLRRIVIASVAGNAMEWYDFFVYGTAAALVFGHVFFPPGASPLAGSLAAFAAFALGFVARPLGGIVFGHIGDRYGRKASLVWTLLIMGASTFAIGLLPTYAQVGMWAPAALVVLRLLQGVASGGEWGGGVLMISENAPPEQRGYYAAWSQLGVGGGFVLSSAAFLAAQALPDDAFHAWGWRLPFLASIAIFAIGIYIRRHLPESRDFEQAGKRGAHTHLPIVECIRRHPKEILLAMGLRVAENGGAYIFLAFSLVYGKYVGIPNGVMLTGVMIAMIVEMGAMLAWGRLSDRIGRKPVYLIGALSLVACAFPFFWLLDTRATPLVWLALTIGTAVSHGAMIGTLPALVGELFSTEVRYSGVALGHEVASIFAGGMSPLIATALLARYHASWPVSLFLVALGLVTVATLCVMRETRTTHAEGSRGDAA from the coding sequence ATGTACCCGACCGACACCGTGCAATCCCCGAGCGCCGCCCGGCCGCTCGCCGACCGGCAGCTTCGCCGGATCGTCATCGCCTCCGTCGCCGGCAACGCGATGGAGTGGTACGACTTTTTCGTCTATGGCACGGCCGCGGCGCTCGTGTTCGGCCACGTGTTCTTTCCGCCCGGCGCATCGCCGCTCGCGGGCAGCCTCGCCGCGTTCGCGGCGTTTGCGCTCGGCTTCGTCGCGCGGCCGCTCGGCGGAATCGTGTTCGGTCACATCGGCGACCGCTACGGGCGCAAGGCGTCGCTCGTGTGGACGCTGCTGATCATGGGCGCGTCGACCTTCGCGATCGGCCTGCTGCCGACCTACGCGCAAGTCGGCATGTGGGCGCCGGCGGCCCTCGTCGTGCTGCGCCTGCTGCAGGGCGTCGCGTCCGGCGGCGAATGGGGCGGCGGCGTGCTGATGATCAGCGAGAACGCGCCGCCCGAACAGCGCGGCTACTACGCGGCCTGGAGCCAGCTCGGCGTGGGCGGCGGCTTCGTGCTGTCGTCGGCCGCGTTTCTCGCCGCGCAGGCGCTGCCGGACGACGCGTTCCACGCGTGGGGCTGGCGGCTGCCGTTCCTCGCGAGCATCGCCATCTTCGCGATCGGCATCTATATCCGCCGCCATCTGCCGGAAAGCCGCGACTTCGAGCAGGCCGGCAAGCGCGGCGCGCACACGCATTTGCCGATCGTCGAGTGCATCCGCCGCCATCCGAAGGAAATCCTGCTCGCGATGGGGCTGCGCGTGGCCGAGAACGGCGGCGCGTACATCTTCCTCGCGTTCTCGCTCGTCTACGGCAAGTATGTCGGGATCCCGAACGGCGTGATGCTGACCGGCGTGATGATCGCGATGATCGTCGAGATGGGCGCGATGCTCGCGTGGGGCCGGCTGTCCGACCGGATCGGCCGCAAGCCCGTGTACCTGATCGGCGCGCTGAGCCTCGTCGCATGCGCGTTCCCGTTCTTCTGGCTGCTCGACACGCGCGCGACGCCGCTCGTGTGGCTCGCGCTCACGATCGGCACGGCCGTCAGCCACGGCGCGATGATCGGCACGCTGCCCGCGCTCGTCGGCGAGCTGTTCAGCACCGAGGTGCGCTACTCGGGCGTCGCGCTCGGCCACGAGGTCGCGTCGATCTTCGCGGGCGGAATGTCGCCGCTGATCGCGACCGCGTTGCTCGCGCGCTATCACGCGTCGTGGCCCGTGTCGCTGTTCCTCGTCGCGCTCGGCCTCGTCACCGTCGCGACGCTGTGCGTGATGCGCGAGACGCGCACCACGCATGCAGAAGGTTCGCGCGGCGACGCGGCGTGA